The following are encoded in a window of Sphingobium sp. AP49 genomic DNA:
- a CDS encoding TetR/AcrR family transcriptional regulator: MTSIKPPSTGSRGEPVRNRVIDAAERLLRDGKAEFSMRDLATEAGVSFATPFNQFGSKAAIMHALSARRIATATQRFADKPRLDDAGQRVLLAVSTVVELMLEEPRVNRAVMGWLGTPGPTHGEVLAQSTALWASAIGEGDGLIGGEQEPVLQSLPRQLAFGFRGVLSFWTAGELPDDELAANARDVASALLRSLPGKA, encoded by the coding sequence ATGACGTCCATCAAGCCCCCCTCGACCGGTTCGCGTGGTGAACCGGTGCGCAATCGTGTGATCGACGCGGCCGAACGCCTGCTGCGCGACGGCAAGGCGGAATTTTCGATGCGCGATCTGGCGACCGAAGCGGGCGTCAGTTTCGCCACGCCCTTCAACCAGTTCGGCAGCAAGGCCGCGATCATGCACGCCCTGTCGGCCCGGCGGATCGCGACCGCGACCCAGCGCTTTGCGGACAAACCACGCCTCGATGATGCCGGTCAGCGCGTGCTGCTGGCGGTCTCCACGGTGGTCGAACTGATGCTGGAAGAGCCGCGCGTGAACCGCGCCGTGATGGGATGGCTTGGCACCCCGGGACCGACCCATGGAGAAGTTCTGGCCCAGTCCACCGCCTTATGGGCATCGGCGATCGGCGAAGGCGATGGCCTGATCGGGGGCGAGCAAGAGCCCGTGCTGCAAAGCCTGCCGAGGCAGCTTGCCTTCGGTTTTCGCGGCGTGCTTTCATTCTGGACCGCCGGCGAACTGCCCGATGATGAACTTGCCGCCAATGCCCGGGACGTAGCAAGCGCCTTGTTGCGGAGCTTGCCTGGAAAAGCGTAA
- a CDS encoding oxidoreductase, with translation MSALIPKTFLITGVSSGLGRAFAEGALGAGHIVVGTVRNAADAERFAALAPGRASPLLLDVTHLEAIPDAISDAERGAGPIDVLVNNAGYGHEGVLEESSIDDLQRQFAANVFGPVAMMKAVLPGMRERRRGHIVNVTSMGGFITMPGISFYCGSKFALEGISEALGKEVAPFGIHVTALAPGQFRTDWAGRSMDRTPRSIADYDMVMDPVRAARQAKSGQQPGDPARAAQALLALLEAPAPPSRLFLGQDALRLVEGKIASMEAEIAQWRSLSLSTNFAA, from the coding sequence ATGTCGGCGCTTATCCCCAAGACTTTCCTAATTACCGGTGTCAGTTCGGGCCTGGGCCGGGCCTTTGCCGAGGGCGCGCTGGGTGCCGGCCATATCGTCGTCGGCACCGTGCGCAATGCTGCGGATGCCGAACGCTTTGCCGCGCTTGCGCCCGGCCGGGCCTCTCCGTTGCTGTTGGATGTGACGCATCTGGAGGCAATCCCGGATGCCATTTCGGATGCCGAGCGAGGGGCCGGTCCGATCGATGTGCTGGTCAATAATGCGGGCTATGGCCATGAGGGCGTGCTGGAGGAATCGTCGATCGACGATCTGCAGCGCCAGTTCGCCGCCAATGTGTTCGGCCCCGTGGCGATGATGAAGGCGGTGCTGCCCGGCATGCGTGAACGGCGGCGCGGTCATATCGTCAACGTTACGTCGATGGGCGGGTTTATCACCATGCCCGGTATCAGCTTCTATTGCGGCAGCAAGTTCGCGCTGGAGGGTATTTCCGAAGCGCTGGGCAAGGAAGTGGCGCCGTTCGGCATCCATGTGACGGCGCTGGCGCCCGGCCAGTTTCGCACCGACTGGGCTGGGCGGTCGATGGACCGCACGCCCCGCAGCATTGCCGACTATGACATGGTCATGGATCCCGTTCGGGCGGCGCGACAGGCCAAGAGCGGGCAGCAGCCGGGCGATCCTGCGCGCGCGGCGCAGGCCTTGCTGGCGCTGTTGGAGGCGCCGGCACCGCCAAGCCGCCTGTTCCTGGGGCAGGATGCGCTGCGCCTGGTCGAAGGCAAGATTGCCAGCATGGAAGCGGAGATCGCGCAGTGGCGCTCATTGTCTCTTTCCACCAACTTTGCAGCATAA
- a CDS encoding class I SAM-dependent methyltransferase translates to MRDTDKDWNNIAASRPYYGVVTLEKFLSPDEEALDEFFRTGEEYVSQEYQYITKIYPDFTPSSALDFGCGVGRLAIPLARLTGNGCGIDIADNMLTLASEHARRAGVNLSLRKDVPIDLQFDWVNSFIVLQHIPPERGYEIIQDLWNCVAPDGMLAIQLTIYKDAVMAASMLNELGIFSYDGNRIVTHRTPNVEEGHISMYDYDLARVFAIFDLEYGHQVFMRKTNHGGCHGFHIYVRKAAAS, encoded by the coding sequence ATGCGAGATACGGACAAAGACTGGAATAATATTGCCGCCAGCAGGCCTTATTATGGTGTCGTCACACTCGAAAAATTTCTCTCCCCTGATGAGGAAGCTCTGGATGAATTCTTCCGCACTGGAGAAGAATATGTCTCTCAGGAATATCAATATATAACGAAAATATACCCTGATTTCACACCATCCAGCGCATTGGATTTCGGTTGCGGCGTTGGAAGGCTCGCAATTCCGCTCGCCCGCCTTACCGGCAATGGCTGCGGCATCGACATTGCCGACAACATGCTTACGCTAGCAAGCGAACATGCCCGACGTGCGGGTGTGAACTTGTCGCTCCGAAAGGATGTGCCAATCGACTTGCAATTCGATTGGGTGAACAGTTTCATTGTTCTTCAACATATCCCACCCGAACGCGGCTATGAGATCATTCAGGACTTGTGGAACTGTGTGGCACCAGACGGGATGCTTGCCATCCAGCTGACCATTTACAAAGATGCTGTGATGGCCGCTTCGATGCTCAATGAGCTGGGCATCTTCAGCTATGACGGCAATCGGATCGTCACGCATCGTACGCCGAATGTCGAAGAGGGGCATATCTCTATGTACGATTATGATCTCGCCAGGGTCTTTGCAATCTTTGACCTGGAATATGGCCATCAGGTCTTCATGCGCAAAACCAATCATGGCGGCTGCCATGGCTTCCATATCTATGTGCGCAAGGCTGCGGCATCCTGA